In a single window of the Deinococcus aetherius genome:
- a CDS encoding VanW family protein, translated as MKRVWAVGLSAAALLGGALAVGVTVQGDDRLAPGLRVAGVDVGGLTREAAALALKEREGAAPRVTVRAGPRTWTVGADRLGWRADVGASLDAAARASAERNVLERLQGLIGQARVQEFPLVTGVDAAKARSGLATLTREVNTQPRNARAIFDKTTLRYAVTPDAPGRRAAVEVAANAYAANPALTTLTVSVTEWKAGVTAESLRGHALLGNRLMRPLTVRLEGTDLTGELKPLQVANLYWVRGEGIVLDEGMVKAVFKRLTGEMDRPAQNARYALRGGEFVKVGEQAGRVTDRQAALAAFREAILNPAVTTVVFPGEVSVPTLTAAELPDPAGLELIARGRSTYFHSSPQRRVNVANAAARISGMVVPAGEDFSFLGALGPITPGNGFVGGLIISGGRTVDGLGGGVCQVSTTTFRALYSAGLPVVERNSHSYRVGYYEPQVGFEAAVYDPGVDLRMRNDTRAPILIKTVNDNARSTLEVQVWGVKPERTVTVHPAVILSRTPHPPAQYVANPEMRPGALRQVDWAQDGYKLYITRTIKDSRGVRTDKVSTEYKPWRAVYEFGPRG; from the coding sequence GTGAAGAGGGTCTGGGCCGTGGGTCTGTCTGCCGCCGCGCTGCTGGGCGGGGCGCTTGCCGTGGGGGTCACCGTGCAGGGGGACGACCGGCTCGCCCCCGGCCTGCGGGTCGCCGGGGTGGACGTGGGCGGCCTGACCCGCGAGGCGGCGGCCCTGGCCCTGAAGGAACGGGAGGGCGCCGCGCCCCGGGTGACGGTCCGGGCGGGCCCCCGCACCTGGACGGTGGGCGCGGATCGGCTCGGCTGGCGGGCGGACGTGGGGGCGAGCCTGGACGCCGCCGCGCGGGCGAGCGCGGAGCGGAACGTGCTGGAGCGCCTTCAGGGCCTGATCGGGCAGGCCAGGGTGCAGGAGTTCCCCCTGGTGACGGGGGTGGACGCCGCGAAGGCTCGCTCGGGGCTGGCGACGCTGACCCGTGAGGTCAACACCCAGCCCAGGAACGCCCGCGCCATCTTCGACAAGACCACCCTCCGCTACGCCGTGACCCCCGACGCCCCCGGCCGCCGCGCCGCCGTCGAGGTCGCCGCGAACGCCTACGCCGCCAATCCGGCCCTCACCACCCTGACTGTGTCCGTGACCGAGTGGAAGGCCGGGGTCACCGCCGAGAGCCTGCGGGGGCACGCCCTGCTGGGCAACCGCCTGATGCGGCCCCTCACCGTGCGGCTGGAGGGCACGGACCTCACGGGCGAGCTGAAGCCTCTTCAGGTCGCCAACCTGTACTGGGTGCGCGGCGAGGGCATCGTCCTCGACGAGGGGATGGTGAAGGCCGTCTTCAAACGCCTCACGGGGGAGATGGACCGCCCCGCGCAGAACGCCCGCTATGCCCTGCGCGGCGGCGAATTCGTGAAGGTGGGCGAGCAGGCCGGGCGCGTCACCGACCGACAGGCCGCCCTCGCCGCCTTCCGGGAGGCGATCCTGAACCCGGCGGTCACGACCGTCGTGTTCCCGGGCGAGGTCAGCGTGCCCACCCTGACCGCCGCCGAGTTGCCCGACCCGGCGGGGCTCGAACTCATCGCCAGGGGGCGCAGCACCTACTTCCACAGCAGCCCCCAGCGGCGGGTCAACGTCGCCAACGCCGCCGCCAGGATCAGCGGGATGGTCGTGCCCGCCGGGGAGGACTTCAGCTTCCTGGGCGCGCTGGGACCCATCACGCCCGGCAACGGCTTCGTGGGCGGACTCATCATCAGCGGGGGGCGCACGGTGGACGGGCTGGGCGGCGGGGTGTGTCAGGTGTCCACCACGACCTTCCGCGCCCTGTACTCGGCGGGGCTGCCCGTCGTCGAGCGCAACTCGCACTCGTACCGGGTGGGCTACTACGAGCCGCAGGTGGGCTTCGAGGCCGCCGTGTACGACCCCGGCGTGGACCTGAGGATGAGGAACGACACCCGCGCCCCCATCCTGATCAAAACGGTGAACGACAATGCGCGCAGCACGCTGGAGGTGCAGGTGTGGGGGGTCAAACCGGAGCGCACCGTCACCGTTCACCCCGCCGTGATCCTCTCGCGCACGCCGCACCCGCCCGCCCAGTACGTGGCGAACCCGGAGATGCGTCCCGGCGCCCTGCGGCAGGTGGACTGGGCCCAGGACGGCTACAAGCTCTACATCACCCGGACGATCAAGGACAGCCGGGGCGTCCGCACCGACAAGGTGAGCACAGAGTACAAGCCCTGGCGCGCGGTGTACGAGTTCGGGCCGCGCGG
- a CDS encoding phosphohydrolase, whose translation MSGEQKFTLSVQDGTVQDVESRHPEAALAPAGVNGARVVEYTTPRAKLIEEAHRAICADLADYPRALAAYEALRADPEALAHWDMANYITMRKLGYNDHGRVHAFITGAASLAITELLLEAGVKPDLMESGVGDPDDVFLTVILGTMLHDIGNQIHRVGHEGHGVALALPILDRIMGPLYPDPFKRMKVRSFILGAINCHDLNPPPLTLEGGITAVADGTDITKGRGRKAFALGSVDIHSISALAVDQVVIERGRDMPVLINVTMNNSGGIFQVEEVLAPKVIRTPMRRYVELRASIRPQGEAQILSRVRLDGDHFVMDLESGERVVTEVQDTQKQMAEAIAQNLGVGTERR comes from the coding sequence ATGTCGGGAGAGCAGAAGTTCACCCTCAGCGTGCAGGACGGCACCGTGCAGGACGTGGAGAGCCGCCACCCGGAGGCGGCCCTCGCCCCGGCCGGCGTGAACGGGGCGCGCGTGGTGGAGTACACGACGCCGCGCGCCAAGCTGATCGAGGAGGCCCACCGGGCGATCTGCGCCGACCTCGCTGACTACCCCCGGGCGCTTGCCGCCTACGAGGCCCTGCGCGCCGACCCCGAGGCCCTGGCGCACTGGGACATGGCGAACTACATCACCATGCGCAAGCTCGGCTACAACGACCACGGGCGCGTCCACGCCTTCATCACGGGCGCGGCGAGCCTGGCGATCACCGAGCTGCTGCTGGAGGCGGGCGTCAAACCCGACCTGATGGAGTCCGGCGTGGGCGACCCCGACGACGTGTTCCTGACCGTGATCCTGGGGACGATGCTCCACGACATCGGCAACCAGATTCACCGGGTCGGCCACGAGGGGCACGGGGTCGCGCTGGCGCTGCCGATCCTCGACCGCATCATGGGCCCCCTCTACCCCGACCCCTTCAAGCGGATGAAGGTGCGCTCCTTCATCCTGGGCGCGATCAACTGCCACGACCTCAACCCGCCGCCGCTGACCCTGGAGGGCGGCATCACGGCGGTCGCCGACGGCACCGACATCACCAAGGGCCGGGGCCGCAAGGCCTTCGCGCTGGGCAGCGTGGACATCCACTCCATCAGCGCCCTGGCGGTGGATCAGGTCGTCATCGAGCGGGGGCGCGACATGCCCGTCCTCATCAACGTGACCATGAACAACTCGGGCGGCATCTTCCAGGTCGAGGAGGTGCTGGCCCCCAAGGTGATCCGCACGCCCATGCGGCGTTACGTCGAGTTGCGCGCCTCCATCCGGCCGCAGGGTGAAGCCCAGATCCTCAGCCGGGTGCGGCTCGACGGCGACCATTTCGTGATGGACTTAGAGAGTGGCGAGAGAGTGGTGACCGAGGTGCAGGACACGCAGAAGCAGATGGCCGAGGCCATCGCGCAGAACCTGGGGGTGGGGACGGAACGGCGGTAG